The Tursiops truncatus isolate mTurTru1 chromosome 20, mTurTru1.mat.Y, whole genome shotgun sequence DNA window TTCTTccacaaataaaaacagaacccTCCCGCTTTCCTCCAAGTACGAgcaagaaaggggagaaaaagggaagaaaagtaaaCGCAACGGGCTCTTCCGGAATCTCCAGGACAGATTTTTCCTCCCACGTTCGACCTTCgagtgcctcagttattctccccAGAGCCCATTTCGCCGCGGCCCCTCGCCTCCTTCGCCCGCTTCCCCCAGGCCTGACCTCTCATGACGATGAGCGCACCGAGTCCCGGGCAGCGACTGCAGAAACAGCGGGAGATGCCGCCTCGAGGCCTTCAGTCAAGGCCATCACCTTCAGACCCACCGCCAACAACTCCCGCCCAGctcggcggcagcggcggcggcgcgcgCGCTCCCGGACGTCCTCACGCGCGCGCGCCCCGGCCCCGCGCGACGCGCCGAGGGACTGGCAGCGGCGACGGGGCGGGGCAGAGGCCGTCTGGGGGTGTTGGCTGTGAAGAGGCGGTTGTGGCCGAGAAGCGCCCGGAGGCGTCTGCGTTAAACAATAAGCGAATGTGCGTAGGTTTGTGTAACTCGCCCCAAGCCGGTTAAAGGTCTGGAAGTTTtgaagttaaaaatgttttagcCTTCGGAACCTCCCCTCGAGGGAGGAGCGTGCTGTTGGGTGCTCACCTGGTCCTGCTCCCGGCGCGCCTGGCTTCTGGAAGCTGCCCAGCGCTTTGTTCCCGCTTGGCTCGCGTCTCCCGGGACCTCAGTTGGAGGAGCCACGTTGGCGAGGGGTCGGAGCGCCTCTGGAAGAGCTGGGCGGGGCGGGAGTGTTCTGGTGTCGGCTAGCTCAGCTGACCCAGCTGTGGCTGGACGGTGAAGTTTGAACTGAACTGGGTTTCCGTTACAATCCTAACTTTGCACTGTGAGAACAAGGCCCTGCTGAAACCTGAGGAGATAGAATCGGAGAGAAGTGGGGGACGGTTTGGGTGGTTGGAGGGGTGGAAGTAGAAGTTAGAGTTTAAAAAACTTGTCTTGTATGGGGTATAGGGGACTCTGTACTATCTTCGCTATAATTGTTAACtgaaaactgttccaaaataaaagatttattaagaaaaagtttaaacGAAAGAAACGAAGAACCTTGCCTCTTGGTCTCTAgccaaaatatattctaaatgatACTTAATTGTATTCCATGAGTCTGCCCCATTCCCACAACCACCAATAGCCTTTCTATTTTGAACCTCAAGTTTTTTACCTTTAATTTCTAGAAATTGACGTGAAGTAAGTAACTCTTGGTGGTTAGGTCTTGAAATTAAAAATCCGTGCCACGCTTGAGGTGTGCAATCTTCCCTCACTAGAGAGGGTAAATtttcatacatatacacacatgtcaTGAGTTGAATATCTAGTGGGAAAAGTGATACTTTGTCTTTTTACTGGTCACTGATTTAAAACCATGCACAACTTTGCGCAAATTAGTTTGCTGGTGTGTGAATTTTTAGGCTTCTTAATCATGAAATTGTTTGCACcttattttctcctatttcagAGTACAACTGAATCCACTGTTTAACCTGAATTAACCACTTTGAGGTTGTACTTAaatcatattaattttattaccaAACCATTTCCCTTGGTTAGAAAGGCACTCTCCCAGTCCCCACCAACCGGTATTAGATCTGTTTCCCCTTGAGATATTGCAAGATacttgcttttgtgtgtgtgtgtgtgtatatgtctccATGAGCTTCACTAATGTAAGTCTTCCCGAGAAATTAGGTTTCTGGGTCAGTGagtctgtcttagtctgtttgggctgcagTAAGATATAGcctggatggcttataaacaacaaatttatttctcacagttcagaagcctgggaagtccaagatcaaggtgtcagcagatttggtgtctggtgagtcCTGCTTCCTGGTTTATAGACAGTGTTG harbors:
- the LOC109551740 gene encoding uncharacterized protein isoform X3, producing MTMSAPSPGQRLQKQREMPPRGLQSRPSPSDPPPTTPAQLGGSGGGARAPGRPHARAPRPRATRRGTGSGDGAGQRPSGGVGCEEAVVAEKRPEASALNNKRISEAWEVQDQGVSRFGVWFIPRDVQQREVYPTFCKNQLPSSLRSLGCDSQSPGLGIPCSRKSHLPWMQGPLKTDLCEKILRSPANSQHQLAIHFHRGRGTVLKGLYLRNYTQGASDVPGPDLEDEMLDFKLTL
- the LOC109551740 gene encoding uncharacterized protein isoform X4; amino-acid sequence: MTMSAPSPGQRLQKQREMPPRGLQSRPSPSDPPPTTPAQLGGSGGGARAPGRPHARAPRPRATRRGTGSGDGAGQRPSGGVGCEEAVVAEKRPEASALNNKRISLGSPRSRCQQIWCLIPCSRKSHLPWMQGPLKTDLCEKILRSPANSQHQLAIHSQKDLRLCIRILFGQTKSPLKRLKFHRGRGTVLKGLYLRNYTQGASDVPGPDLEDEMLDFKLTL
- the LOC109551740 gene encoding uncharacterized protein isoform X5, which encodes MTMSAPSPGQRLQKQREMPPRGLQSRPSPSDPPPTTPAQLGGSGGGARAPGRPHARAPRPRATRRGTGSGDGAGQRPSGGVGCEEAVVAEKRPEASALNNKRISEAWEVQDQGVSRFGVWFIPRDVQQREVYPTFCKNQLPSSLRSLGCDSQSPGLGFLHFNV